The sequence below is a genomic window from Vidua macroura isolate BioBank_ID:100142 chromosome 10, ASM2450914v1, whole genome shotgun sequence.
CCGGTACCGGGACCCCGCGGGACTCATCTGCCGCGGACAGAGGCGCTCGCAAAGGCTGCTGGGAGTCGTGGTTCTGCCAGCGGACGACGCAGGGCATGACAGGAACTGTAGTTCAGCGTGAGGGATGCTGGGAGGGGTAGTTCGGTCACGGCAGGCCCGGCGCCTCACCGCGAGGGTTGAACTACATTTCCCAGCAAGAAGCGCGGTAGGGACAGGGTCCGGGCCTGGGCGCCTCGGGGGTACGGGGGCACCGGGGCCGGGCGCCGCggtggggccgggccgggaccGAGCCGGGGGCTGGGCCGGGACAGATCGGGGGGCCGGACCCGGGGGGAAGCCTGGGCTAGGCCCCGGGCTGGGTCACGGATGTTGGGCCTCGGCCCGATCCCGGGTGCGGGACTGGGCCCCGGCTGGGCCCGGGATGCAGGGTCGAGCCGGGTACCGGGCACCTGTGGGTGTGGAGGTGAACTGCCCCCCTGGGGCCGTGGGCAGGCTCGGCCCTGGGGCGGCAGAGCGTAGGGACAGGGGCAGAGGAGCATCCCTGCCTTGGGGTCAGGGGCAATGAGACAAAGCGCcgccttggggacagggatccagggacaccCCTGCCTTCAGAACACGGGCAGTGGGATGTCCCTGTCATGGGTGACACGGCCCCATTCCCCAGACAACATGCTCACCTTGCAGGCATTGTTGCCCAAGCCTGGCACCATGGACAAACCCATCACTCCGGGGGAGCTGCTGTGTCTGGGCTCCAGCCTCGCCTTCTCTGGCCTCTTCTACTACCTGTACAGGAGGAAAGCCAGAGTCGTGGCACGCATACAGGTAGCCCTGTCTCTTAGATGCTCTTTCCCAACCACTGTCTCTTCCCTACTGCCCTCCACTCTTTGATTTGGGTGCACACACTGATGCCTGCAGCCTGCTCCATCCTCTGGTGACTTCATGACATGCAGATTTGAGCAGGCCACATCCTGCCAGGGATCTCCACAGAGGCATTCTTGGCCTACTCActgccctttccctgcccaTGCTCACACTCAGTCCATGCTCTTTCAGGAGGCCCCAAAGCTCCAGGTCGATGACAATTTGCCAGCCCTCGTGTCTGCAGCTGAGGGGCGGTGCCTGCCTTATGTTGCCCTGGAAGGTAAGGACACCCTGTGGCCCTGCACGAGGGACAAGGGCCAGGATCTCCTCTTTTGGCCATGACACATCCCTTGTCCTTAGGCAtagtgctgccagcccaggctgcactgACCAGCCACTACcatgaggggctgcagggcgtgatccagaaactgctgctgaaggagCATCGACTGATCTGGAATAGCTTGGCCCGAAGCTGGTGAGTGATGGGAAGGGACTGCAGGAGGGGGCTTGCAGCAACGAGTCCAGACCCCATCGTCTGGGGCTGTGTGAGAGGCAGAGAATAACTTGGTTAAAGACTTTAGTCCCTATCTTAGCTTAGCATTGAGAGATCAGAGCTTATCTGTGTTGTGGCCAGCAGGAACAGGGCAGTGGTACTGGTACCAGTGGTATCCCCTggtactcagcactggtgaggccacacctcaagtcCTGTGTCCAGGTCTGGGTCCCTCAAGTCAGGAAGGccactgagctgctggagcaagtcctgagaagggcagcagagctggtgaagggctggagcacatgtctgatgaggagcagctgagggagctggggatgtttagcctggaggagactgggGTGGCCCTAATTGCACTCTCCAACcccctgaaaggaggttgtagccaggtggtgatcagcctcttctcccaggcaccCAGTGACAAGAGGAagtggcctcaagctgtgccaggggaggttttggTTAGAGGTTAGGAAGAACTTCTTCACATAGAGGATAATTAGACATTGGAATGAGCTGTCCAGGGAGCAGGAGGCTTCACCACCAGGGAGGCAGTGGAGTTGATGTCCTTGGAGGTATTTAAGGAAACATTGGACATGGCAtttagtgccatggtctggttgacagGCTGATATTCAGTCATAGGTTGAAcatgatgatctcagaggtcaaCCTAACTGATGGTGTGATTCTCCACACCCCAACCCTCTGCATTTGCAGGAGTGAGAGCGAGCGGGTGCTCTCAGAGCAGATCTACACAGTCCCCTTCCTGCTGGCCTCGCCAGGCCCTGAGGCAGCCACACAGGTGAGTGTGGACAGCCCACTCCAAGCCGTCTGCCTGCCCCTGGAGATGGTGTACGAGCGGTTCCAGCAGCCATCCCACGGCTTCCGCGACCTGCTGGGCCAGTACCTGATTGGGGAGAAGCCCAAGGGCATCCTGGAGACGGAGGAGATGCTGCGGGTGGGGGCTGGGCTGACGGGCATCggggagctgtccctgcaccCCGACGGCTCCCTGCACCTCCAGCCGCCGGCCCAGGGAGGCGAGTTTTTCCTGTGCCTGGGGGACTGGCAGACGGTGCTGTCAGAGCTGGAGTCGGCCAGCGGGCTCTGGAAGGGGGCGGCGTTGCTGTGCGCAGCAGCGGGGCTGGCCGTGCTCCTGCACGCCCTGTGCCGCGCCTACCGCCGCTGCCGCCCCAAGCAGCAACAGGAGGACAAGGAGCTGGATGGGGAGGAGGCCGGCGACCGGGCGCCCGAGGACTCGTGCGTGGTCTGCCTGTCACGGCCCCGCGAGTGCGTCCTCCTGGGCTGCGgccacatctgctgctgcttccgCTGCTTCCAAGCCTTGCCCACCCGCCTCTGCCCCATCTGCCGGGGGCCCATTGACCGCGTGGTGCCCCTCTACCAGGCCTGAGAGCACCTGGGGGTGCCCAGGGAGGGGCAGCGTGAACCAGGCCAAGCCTGGAGCCTGCAGAAATCTCAGCTGTCTCCTCATGTGCAGCTGTGCAATTCCTTTTGGGAGGGAGGGCTCTTGGTGTGCCCTTCAGTctgttttggggagggggggagtcACAGTCTCCTCATCCTCCCTTTGTCTGCCAGAAGGACACCCCTAAACATGAAGGCTTGGGGAAAATCTACACAATGCCTGAGATGAGGAGCTGAGACCCCAACCCCACACTGGGGCACTACTTTGGCTGCCAGCTATTGGACTTGTGTCTCTTTCTGAGCCATGACCTCCCAAATGCCACACAGGACTTCTcccttgtggtttgttttgtttttttttttttccagtgtgtgGATTTATGGGGAGGATTATGAGGGCAAGACCAGGGCTGGTAGGACACAGCAGGTGCAGTGGAGTGGCAGAAATCCAAACCCCCTTGACCCACTGCAGTGACATACCTTGGTGCCACCTTTGTCCTGCCACCTGAATCCATGTGCCTACAGCCACTGCCCAGatgacactggggacacccaggggctggcagtgatgagTCCCTTTGCCAGCTGTTCTGTCACCAAGACGGgagctctgtccctctgtcacTCTCTGCATGGAGAACAGCTTTAGGGTGCCACAGAGCCTGCCCTCGTGTCCAGCCCCACTACACCCAGCTTTCCTGCTGACCTCCCGGACAGGACCGGGTGTGGGAATGACTTGCAGTGGTGTGTGGAGTGATAAAGCCAAGGAGCTGAGCTTGGCC
It includes:
- the LOC128812282 gene encoding mitochondrial ubiquitin ligase activator of nfkb 1-A-like isoform X2, which codes for MQGRAGYRAPVGVEALLPKPGTMDKPITPGELLCLGSSLAFSGLFYYLYRRKARVVARIQEAPKLQVDDNLPALVSAAEGRCLPYVALEGIVLPAQAALTSHYHEGLQGVIQKLLLKEHRLIWNSLARSWSESERVLSEQIYTVPFLLASPGPEAATQVSVDSPLQAVCLPLEMVYERFQQPSHGFRDLLGQYLIGEKPKGILETEEMLRVGAGLTGIGELSLHPDGSLHLQPPAQGGEFFLCLGDWQTVLSELESASGLWKGAALLCAAAGLAVLLHALCRAYRRCRPKQQQEDKELDGEEAGDRAPEDSCVVCLSRPRECVLLGCGHICCCFRCFQALPTRLCPICRGPIDRVVPLYQA
- the LOC128812282 gene encoding mitochondrial ubiquitin ligase activator of nfkb 1-A-like isoform X1; translation: MRQSAALGTGIQGHPCLQNTGSGMSLSWVTRPHSPDNMLTLQALLPKPGTMDKPITPGELLCLGSSLAFSGLFYYLYRRKARVVARIQEAPKLQVDDNLPALVSAAEGRCLPYVALEGIVLPAQAALTSHYHEGLQGVIQKLLLKEHRLIWNSLARSWSESERVLSEQIYTVPFLLASPGPEAATQVSVDSPLQAVCLPLEMVYERFQQPSHGFRDLLGQYLIGEKPKGILETEEMLRVGAGLTGIGELSLHPDGSLHLQPPAQGGEFFLCLGDWQTVLSELESASGLWKGAALLCAAAGLAVLLHALCRAYRRCRPKQQQEDKELDGEEAGDRAPEDSCVVCLSRPRECVLLGCGHICCCFRCFQALPTRLCPICRGPIDRVVPLYQA